From one Brachypodium distachyon strain Bd21 chromosome 4, Brachypodium_distachyon_v3.0, whole genome shotgun sequence genomic stretch:
- the LOC112268628 gene encoding uncharacterized protein LOC112268628: protein MESLNDYKMMDNRSVVEQAHEIQIIVREFKLLKCDLPDKYVAGRIIAKLPPAWRNFATSLKHKRQEILVEQLIASLDVEEKARAKDTTEKAADFPSNGNMVQRNFRGNGKNKGEKSTDNKPAQTITFKKKKKHGRDSTVLMGNKSHAAVRGVGTVDLKFTSGKIVRLRNVMHVPSMNKNLVSGSL from the exons ATGGAGTCGCTGAACGACTACAAGATGATGGATAACCGTTCTGTAGTTGAACAGGCGCATGAGATACAGATCATTGTGAGAGAGTTCAAGCTTCTCAAGTGTGATTTACCCGACAAGTACGTGGCTGGGCGgattattgcaaagttacctcccgcgtggaggaactttgCCACGTCtttaaaacacaagagacaagagaTATTAGTTGAACAACTGATAGCGtcccttgatgttgaagagaaaGCTCGGGCTAAAGACACCACTGAGAAGGCTGCTGATTTTCCGTCTAACGGCAATATGGTACAGAGGAACTTTCGCGGCAACGGAAAGAACAAAGGGGAGAAGTCCACTGACAACAAGCCTGCACAGACTATtaccttcaagaagaagaagaaa CATGGAAGGGATTCAACCGTCTTGATGGGGAACAAGTCGCATGCAGCTGTTCGTGGTGTTGGTACGgtcgatctgaagtttacttcggggaAGATCGTGCGGCTAAGGAATGTGATGCATGTCCCCTCCATGAACAAGAATCTCGTTAGCGGTTCCCTTTGA